From the genome of Longimicrobiaceae bacterium, one region includes:
- a CDS encoding RNA polymerase sigma factor, translated as MHAAEPLVARLRGGDPDARGALFESEGPRVWRLAYRLCGDYDLAQDVTQETFLAAFRKIGGFTGRGTLGGWLGRIAVNLLRDQRRTHRRRGESLARFGDPHARTEPRTPEPFVQRRVATAVNALGEKLRTVLLMHDLEEYTHEEIAQVLGIAPGSSRARLSRARALLRESLADLAPEDAR; from the coding sequence TTGCACGCTGCCGAACCGCTGGTGGCCCGCCTCCGGGGCGGCGATCCCGACGCGCGCGGTGCGCTCTTCGAGAGCGAGGGGCCGCGCGTGTGGCGGCTGGCGTACCGGCTGTGCGGCGACTACGACCTGGCGCAGGACGTCACGCAGGAGACCTTCCTGGCCGCCTTCCGCAAGATCGGCGGGTTCACGGGGCGGGGAACGCTGGGCGGATGGCTGGGACGCATCGCCGTGAACCTGCTGCGCGACCAGCGGCGCACGCACCGGCGCCGCGGCGAGAGCCTGGCGCGCTTCGGCGACCCGCACGCCCGCACGGAGCCGCGCACGCCCGAGCCGTTCGTGCAGCGCCGCGTGGCCACGGCGGTCAACGCGCTGGGCGAGAAGCTGCGCACCGTTCTGCTGATGCACGACCTGGAGGAGTACACGCACGAGGAGATCGCGCAGGTGCTGGGCATCGCTCCCGGCTCGTCGCGCGCGCGGCTGTCGCGTGCCCGTGCCCTGCTGCGCGAGTCGCTGGCCGACCTGGCCCCGGAGGATGCCCGATGA